ATCGAAAGTAGGTCATGCTTCAGCACGACGTCTGACTTTCGCGTCGTGCTGAAGCACGACATACGGCAACTCCGTCATCCTGAGCGAGCGGAGCGAGTCGAAGGACCTCGCCTGGGCTGCCGATGCTGAAGCTACCGCAGCGAGGTCCCTCGGCTGCGCTCGGGATGACGGAGGGGCGCCCAGCGGCGCTTCGCGTACAATGCCCGCTTGGTCGCTGTTACCCTGTCACCTTCGGAGCCACTCGAATCGTCGGTCCGCCGGGCGATCGATGTGTTGCTGGGCGACGCAGAAGAGCGGCTGCGTCTTCCGGGCGAGGCGGGGCTCGACAAGGCGATCCACGAGTCGCGGAAACGCATCAAGGAAGTGCGTGGCCTACTCCGTCTGTTCCGCACGTCGCTCCTCGACGACGCTGGCGAACCCGTCCGGCCGTGGGCGAATGATCTGCTGCGGTCGGCCGCCCAGCCGCTGGGTCCGGCGCGGGAGGCGGCGGTAGCGAGGCAGACGTTGGACTCTCTGTCTCTTTCAGGAAACGAGCTCGTCGACCGGGCGGCCGACCGGCATTCGGCAGCGCTTGCGGGTGACGCACCGGACGCGGCCACCGATGCCGCGACGGCCGTCGCGCGCGTGCGATCGGCCTCTGCGGGTTGGCACCTCAAGGCCGACGACTTCACTGCGATCAGGCCGGGCCTGCGTCGGCTGTACGGCCTAGGGCAGCTGGCGATGGCGCGTGCGTTTCGTGCCGAGGGCGAGCCGGAGGCCTGGCACGACTGGCGCAAGCGGGCCAAAGACCTGCGGTATGCGATGGAGTTCCTCGAGCCGGCTGCGCCGGAGCTGTTGTTGCCGCTGCGGCAGATGGCCAAGGCAGTAACGGATCAGCTCGGCCGGGACCACGATTTGGCGGAACTGGCCGAGTTTGCGTGGGTCGAGGGGCAACACGACGTCGCCGCCGCCGCCGAGGCGGCGCGGGTGGCGGACCATCGAGCAATCGAACGCTCGGGGCAGCTGCTCTGGGCAGAAAAGCCAAAGGCATTCGTCGAGCGGATCGGGGCATATTGGTCGACCAAGACGACCGTGTCGACAAGCTAGAAGTGCTCTGTATCAATCTGTGTCGCGGTGAGTGTAGCGGGTCACCTGTGAGGCTTTATTGCTCCGCGATATCAGTTCGCAGAAAGCTCGCTAGCGCTCGCCGCTAAGCGAGCGGAGATCAGGAACGTTCGATTTTTCCAAGGATCGATCGCACGTCGGTCACATTCGGAAGATGGCGCCCATCTTCTTGGCGAGCAAGGCGTTGGCGGAGAGGATGGTAAGGGTGAGCAGCACCATCGTCCAGACGCCCAGCGCGCTGGCGACGTAGAGACCGTCGCCGAGGCGGCCGACGAGTTCGTAGATCGCCTTGGTGATTGGGTAGTACCCGGCCCGCTGGGCGAGGATGAGCGAGTCGCTCACCTCCAGCATTGCGAAGCTGAATGCCAGCAAGCCGCCCGCGATCAGGTTCGCGATGATCAGCGGCATCGTGATCTTGGAGAGCACCCGCCATTTGCTCGCGCCCAGATTGCTCGCTGCCAGCTCCAGGTCGCGCGGAGTCTGTTGCAAGCCAGCCACGGCCGCTCGGGCCACATAGGGCAGACGACGGGCGGCGTAGGCGATGATGAGCAGAATCGCCGGGTTTTCCAGGACGTTCAGCCAGCTGAGCCACCCGCCCGGGCCCGTCTGCTCGGGGAACCAGCGGACGAAGGTGAAGCTGATCGACAGGTAGCCGAACGCCAGCACCAGGCCCGGCACGGCCAGCGGGAGCATGGCCAGCGCGTCGATGAAGCCGCGTCCGGGTACCCGGCTGCGGACGACGATTACGCCCACGCCAAGCCCGACGACGATCGCCACGAGCGTCGCGGCCGAGGCGAAGATCAGTGAGTTGCGGACGCTGGACATGACCAGATCGCTCGACAAGGCGGCCTCGTAGTGGCTGCCCGTCAGACCGGTGGGCCAGATGCTCTGGTACCACTGGCCCGTCTGCGTGACGCTGGTCGTGATGACGGCGATGTGCGGGACGACGGCCAAGCCGAAGACGAACAGGAATGGCAGCGCGGCCAGGCCGGCTTTGAGGCCGCGGAGCTTGATCGGGGTCGCGACCACGCCGGCCTTGGTGGTCGCTGCGTCGAAGCCTCGGCCGAGGAGGATCTTGCCGATCGCGTAGAGCAGCACGCTGGCTGCGAGCATGACGACGACCAGTGCGTAGGGCACGGGGTTGCCCTGGGCTTCGGTGAGTCGCTCGAAGATCTGGACGGGCGTGACCTCGCGATAGTTGAAGACGAGCGGCGTGCCGAGCTCGGTGAAGCTCCAGATGAGGACGAGCGTGCACCCGGCGAACAGGCCGGGCCGGATGAGCGGCAGCGTGATGCGGCGGAAGACCGTCATGCGGCTGGCCCCGAGGTTTCGCGCCGCCTGCTCCATCGCCGGGTCCACGTTGGCCAGAGCGGCCTGGACGTTGAGCAGGAGGATCGGGTAGAGGTGCAGCGCCTCGACCAGGACGACGCCCGCAAAGCGATACTTGCCGAGCCAGTCGATGCCGAGCGACGTGTCCACGCCGAAGTACCCGACGAAGGTGGTCAGCGGGCCGAAGGTGCCCAGGACGGTCTTCAGGCCGACGGCACCGACGAGAGGCG
The Planctomycetota bacterium DNA segment above includes these coding regions:
- a CDS encoding CHAD domain-containing protein is translated as MVAVTLSPSEPLESSVRRAIDVLLGDAEERLRLPGEAGLDKAIHESRKRIKEVRGLLRLFRTSLLDDAGEPVRPWANDLLRSAAQPLGPAREAAVARQTLDSLSLSGNELVDRAADRHSAALAGDAPDAATDAATAVARVRSASAGWHLKADDFTAIRPGLRRLYGLGQLAMARAFRAEGEPEAWHDWRKRAKDLRYAMEFLEPAAPELLLPLRQMAKAVTDQLGRDHDLAELAEFAWVEGQHDVAAAAEAARVADHRAIERSGQLLWAEKPKAFVERIGAYWSTKTTVSTS
- a CDS encoding iron ABC transporter permease; its protein translation is MTAADDLPAMPVVREPLTKRWSRELATVPRGHLLLAGALLLFFAIFLVWPILNVVGEGFRSPTGGFSIDYLKLVLTDAALLKGLWNAAVIAVATTFVSLAIALPLAILSVKFDFAGKTLLGGLLLVPLVLPPLVGAVGLKTVLGTFGPLTTFVGYFGVDTSLGIDWLGKYRFAGVVLVEALHLYPILLLNVQAALANVDPAMEQAARNLGASRMTVFRRITLPLIRPGLFAGCTLVLIWSFTELGTPLVFNYREVTPVQIFERLTEAQGNPVPYALVVVMLAASVLLYAIGKILLGRGFDAATTKAGVVATPIKLRGLKAGLAALPFLFVFGLAVVPHIAVITTSVTQTGQWYQSIWPTGLTGSHYEAALSSDLVMSSVRNSLIFASAATLVAIVVGLGVGVIVVRSRVPGRGFIDALAMLPLAVPGLVLAFGYLSISFTFVRWFPEQTGPGGWLSWLNVLENPAILLIIAYAARRLPYVARAAVAGLQQTPRDLELAASNLGASKWRVLSKITMPLIIANLIAGGLLAFSFAMLEVSDSLILAQRAGYYPITKAIYELVGRLGDGLYVASALGVWTMVLLTLTILSANALLAKKMGAIFRM